The genomic window AAGGCTTGAAAATTTTTAAAAAATATTTTGATGTTTAAAATTTAATTATAACTTTGTATTTCAAAGTTCTTTATATGGAATCAAAAAACTATCACGAAGACTTATCACATATTCGTTCTATGATGGAGCGTTCTTCAAGATTTATTTCTTTGAGCGGACTGTCTGGAGTTTTTGCAGGATTGGCAGCTATTTTAGGTGCTATATATGTGTACTTTGCCTTTCAGCGCGAGGGAATTGATTATTTTGCCGGACAGCGAAATGTTTTTAAAGCCGGTTTGGTGAATGAGCTGATTATTACCGGAATTGTGATTCTTGCTGTAGCTCTTTTAAGCGGATATATTTTTACCGCCAATAAAAGCCGCAGAAAAGGATTGAAAATTTGGGATGCTACCACTAAGAGACTTTTGATTACCTTTGCGGTCCCTTTAATTTCAGGAGGAATCTTTTGTTTAGGACTTTTGTATCATCATCTTTTTGTCTTCATCGCTCCGGCTACTCTTATTTTCTATGGACTGGCTTTAGTGAGTGCGGAACGATATACATTAACTGATGTAAAATATCTAGGATATTGCCAGATTGCATTAGGGTTGTTTTCCCTTTTCTTTATTGGATGGGGATTGGTGACCTGGACGATTGGTTTTGGCGTACTTCATGTGGTGTATGGATTGATTATGCATAAGAAATATAAATAGAACAGTGAAAGTGAAGAAATGGGTTGTATTTTTAATGATTATTTTTGCAATCGTTATTTGCAGAACTTATTTATTCATGTCTTTTTTCAAGTATGAAATAATTAGAGAAAGCGCAGCACCTGTTTCAGTTATTACCAATCAGAAACTTTTAGATGATTTAAAAACAAGTAGATCAGAAGATGCTATTGATAATATTATTCAGGATGCATTAAGGAAAACAAGTTCTGACTTAAGTTTTACATTTAATAAATGCTATAATGAGGTTAATCATTTGGCGGAATCTAAAAACGCAAATTGTATTGGATATGCCGGATTTTTATCAGCAATAATTCAATATAAGTTAAATAAAAGTAGACATGATAAGCAGTGGAAGGTTCATCATAAAGTCGGGAAAATTTATTTTTTGAATGAAAATATAAATAAATTTTTTGATTCGAATTTTTTTAAAGACCATGATTTTGTAACTGTTGAAAACATAGAAACAAAAGAGATAATTCCAATTGACGGTACAGTTTACGATTACTTTAAAATAAATAGAGTACAATTAAAATGATCAAAATAAATCAACTCAACAAAGAATTCGAAAGTCGTGTAAGATTGGGCATTATGTCTGTTCTTATGGTGAACGATTGGGTTGATTTTTCTGAAATGAAAAGCCTTTTAGAAATTACGGACGGTAATTTGGCAAGTCACAGCAGTGCATTGGAAAAGTCTAATTACATTGAAGTAAAAAAAGAATTTGTAGGTAAAAAGCCAAAAACATCTTATCGGGTGACTCAGGCCGGAAGATTAGCATTTACCGAACATTTGAATGCTCTTGAAAAATTATTGGGTAGATAAGAGTCAATTTTTTTTGAATTTAAACTTTGTATTCCAAAGTACTTTATAAATTAAAAATAAGAATATTATGAAAACACTAAAACAAACCAACATCCTGATTTTCGCTGTCCCGGCATTGCTTTTGGCAGCGGCTTTTTTCTGCAATCTTTTTGTGGAAGGGTTTAACTGGTCTTTACCGGACTTCATCATTGCCGGAATTTTACTTTTTGGAACAGCATTCGTCATCAACCTGGTTGTTCATTCCCAAAAAACACTTTTGTTCAAGCTAATCATTAGTGGAATCGTGCTTTTGATTCTTCTTTTAATTTGGATAGAATTAGCGGTTGGAATTTTCGGAAGTCCGTTTGCCGGAAGCTAAAAAGGAAATGATGACAAGAAAAGATTTTTTAAAAAGGATTTTTCAACTTTCCGTTATCGGTGCATTTCCGGCGTTGTATTCCTGGCAGGTGGAGCCTTTTTGGGTAGAATTTGTCCAGCGGAAACTGTCTGTCAAAAATCTTCCTGCCGAACTGGAAGGAAAAATTCTGATGCAAATCTCAGATCTTCATGTAGGAGACCGGTTTGATTATCATTTCCTGATAGGATCATTTCAGAAAGCGAAACAATTTGAACCCGATTTTGTAGTGTATACCGGAGATTATGTGAATCACGGAAGTACTGAAGATCACGAAAAGCTGAAGAAAGTAATGAGTAACGCGGTCATGGGAAAGCTGGGAACCTTCGGAATTTTAGGAAACCATGATTATGGAAAGAAATGGAAAGACTTGGGTTCTTCGGAAATTACCTGCCGGATTTTAGAAAATCACGGAATCACTATGCTGAATAATGCACAGGAAGAATCTCACGGATTAAATTTTATAGGCTTCGACGATCTGTGGTCGCCCAACTTTGATCCGATGAGCGTGATGAAAGATTATGACGCTTCAAAAGCGAATATTGTTCTTGTCATAATCCCGATGTTTGTGATAAAGAGGTATGGAACGGTTATCAAGGCTGGATTTTGAGCGGACATACACACGGCGGACAATGCAGAATTCCGGGTGTGGTTACTCCAGTACTTCCTGTAGAAAACAGAAAGTATATATCAGGCGAAATTGATCTTGAAGATGGAAGAATGCTGTACATCAACCGTGCTTTGGGGCATTCTTTTCAGGTAAGGTTTATGGTTCGACCGGAAATCACGGTTTTTACTTTAACTCAAGCTTAAAATTTTTATATGAAAAATGAATCTTTAATTTATTTCGGAAAATCAGTTTTGGGTCTTTTTTTCGCACTTGGAAATATATGTCTACTAGGATACTTAATTACTAAAAATCAAGATTTTGCTTTATATGGATTTATGCTATTACTATATGCTACACCAATTAATTTATTGGTAATAATATGTTTGTTAATCTATGGTTTGTTTAATAAATCTCAACTTAATATCTGCTGCAAAGCATCATCAATTATTTGTATAAACATTCCTGTAGCAATCCTTTATTTGTATATCGGAATTTCAATTCTGAATTTTTAAATAAATGAGTATGGAAAATTCAGAAAAAAAGAATCTTAGAAAATGGTGGCTTAACAGAAGAATTAAATATAATGTCGGACTATTAATTTCAGGTTTTGTATCATTTAATTTATATTGGTTTTTAGGAGAACTTCTGATTTTTCCTTATGATGATAGTTTTGAAGTGACCTTGTTTACAATGTCTTTTCAATTTGTTGGATATTTTTTTTTCACTCTTATTGCCAATATTTTTTACTTCTTGGGCTATTTTGTTGATGTTTTCTTCAATAAAAACAGTAGTGAAAAATTTAGAACTAATCTTTTTAATAGTGGATTTGTATTCTCTCTATTTATTCCTTTTATAGTCCCAATTCTTATTGTAGTGCGATATTTCGTCGAATATTATTAAAATTTAATCAGAACTATGAAAAAACTACGTGTCAAATTCTTGCTCTTCGTTTACGATAAAACACAAAAACTCTATAGAACTTATTTTAAAAAGAAAAAAAGACAATGGCAGTTTAATGAAAAACAATTGCTGGAATTCCATAAAGATTCTTTAGGCAGAAAGCTGGGTGAGTTTTATAAAAAGTATGGCTTTTCAATGATTCCTAAAATGGAAAATCATGATGTTCATCATTTAATCACCGGTATCGGAACCCAGTTCGAAGAAGAAATTGCCATGCAATATCTTTTGCTGGGAAACGGAAAACTGAATGCTCATCTTCTGGCTGCCATCGTTTTGGGAACAATGATTCTTCCGGAATATTCTAAGATGTACATCAATGCTTACAGAAAAGGACAAAGTATGAGAAAGTTTCATCATCTGAATTTCGAAGAGCTCCTTTGGCAAAATTTTGAACATGTGAAGGATTTTATTCTGCAAAAAGAAAATCCTGTTTTGTATTAGTTTAACTTTATTAAAATTTTCCTATGAAAACTCATCATCTTATCATTCTTACAACCGTACTGTTTGTCGTGCTTTTTTATGGAGAAACTCCCGGAATCAACCTTGGGATTCTCGGGATTGCATATGCCGTATTTACTTTTTTTAAAACCCCGGAAAAAAACAAAACACAAACTTTTTATATTTTATGGGCTGCTTCCATTATATCCAGTCTGGCATTTGCCTGGTATCGTGATTTTCCGTCACTCTTAGCAGTAGCTTCTTCGCTTTTATTCTTAGGGCTAAAATCAAAAACAAGAAAACTGAAGTCCCTTTTTATTATTCCTGTTTTTGTAACGAACATTTTTACTTTTTTTTGCAGATTTTTCAGTTTCGAAAAATGGCTTCCTAAATTTAACACTTCAGGAATGCTGCAGAAAACGATTGCCATTATCTTTATTCCTGCTTTTTTTATTATGGTATTCTTCTGCATTTATACCTATGGAAGCGATCATTTTGCAACACTTTTTGAAAATATTGAGTTTGACTTTAATTTTCTTGATTTTTTCGGACTTGCTATTCTGGGATTCTTCATTGCATTCAACTTCTGGAATTTTTCTGTGGAAAGATTTATTTATAAACAGAACCACTATTTAAACAATACTTTTTCAGCTCAGGAAAGATCTCAGAAAGCCACTTTTAGCTTTATGACTTTTGATCTGGAAAGAACAAGCGGAATCGTGACGTTCCTGGTATTAAATGTTATGCTTCTGTTTTTTATTTTCACCTATAACTATGAACAGTTTTATGAAATTCCGAAAACTCCGTCTCAACTCTCAGATGAAACACACGAAAGAGTAGCTGCTGTTATTTTCAGTATTGTTATGGCCATTACAGTCATTATGTTTTATTTCAAAGGGGCTTTTAATTTTGATAAAAATGCCGGAGTTTTAAAAACGCTGGCTAAAATATGGGTGGTTCTTAATGCTGTTTTAGTATTTTCTGCGATGGCTAAGAATACAGAATATGTCCATAATTTAGGCTTAACATATAAGAGATTGGGTGTCTATGCATTTTTATTGTTGAGCATCATTGGTTTGGTTGTTACTTTCCTTAAAATTCAGAAGCAAAAAACAAATGCTTTTCTCTTCAATCAGATGCTGTGGTATTTCTATGGAATGATTTTGGTTTGCAGTTATTTCAATTGGGGTGGAATGGCAACTAAATATAATATCCGGAACCATAAAGGAAATTTTGAATTTCTGCACTCGCTGAATTATAATGATGAAGTGTTGGAGAATACATTTCCGCAAGAGATGAAAACAAAAATTAATGATGATAGAGTAGCAAGTGATAAAGCCACATTCCTTTCCAAGATTTTATATTATGAATCCATAAAAAAATAAAATATGAAAAAGCTGCTGTTCGTTATTCCTGTTATTGTGTTGTCTTGTAAAAAAGAGACAAAAGATATCGAAATAAAAACCATTGATTCTGTAACGCTAAAGCAGAAGTCTGAAAATACAATTGATTCGGTTGTAAAGAAAGAAGATGCAAAGATCACAGATACTATAACTCCCGAAGATAGGGCAACAACCGAAGAAAATGGCAGAGTTCTGGTAAAAACAGTGGACGGAAGCCGCTTTCCAATTGTTTTGCAGGAAGAATTTACGAAAGAACATGATAAATTGATCATTAAAATTTCAAATTATTCAAAACCTGAACTGAAAGCCAGGATTGTCACTAAGCAAAATGATTTCAACATAAGATTCAACCAGATCAAACTTCCGGATGGAATGATGGATGGGCCATTCGGAAGAGAAATTACCTACAAAATTCCTACAAAAGGAGAAGTATGGCTTATCATCGGGAAAAATAACATGGCAGATGGTAAAATTACCGGTGTTTTTTCTGTGAACATAGAATAGATTTGGTATAGTTTATGCAAGTGAAAACTTAAAATAAATTATTATGAAAAATATTTTTTCAACAGCAATAATCGCTTCTGTAGCTTTGGTGAGCTGCGGAGCGGTACAGTCTATTGTTCAGAATACATTTCCATATACTGCAAATGTGTTGATTTCTACGGGTGTGCCTGCCAATAAAGAAGTTTCTTCTACGGCAACGGCCTCTAATGTGCAAACATGGTTTGGAGGAAATAATAATGCCAAGATAAAAGATGTAAGGATTTCTGATGCGAAAATATCGGTGGTAAGTCCTTCCGGGGGTAATCTTAGCGATTTTAAATCGGTAAAAGTATATATTTCTTCAAACGGAACCGGAGAAAAGCTGGTCGCTTCAAGATCTGATATCTCAACAACTTCATCAAGTATCAATTTAGACTTAAATGATACAGGATATTTAGATGAGGTGGTGAAAAGTTCCGGTCTTACCGTAAGAACCGTTTATGAATTGAAAAATCAGACAAGCTCTGATATGAATATCAAAGTAGCGCTTAATTTCAGCAGTATCCCTGCACAGTAATAAAACTAAACCCCGCCTTTCAAAATTTTTGAAAGGTGGGGTTTTATTTTGATAGTAGATATTATTTAAAATCTACCAACTCAATATCAAAAATAAGGGTTGCTCCCGGAGGAATGACTCCTGATGCTCCACTATCTCCGTATGCTAAATCCGAAGGGATGTAGAATCTGTATTTTGCCCCTTTGGTCATTAACTGAATTCCTTCCGTCCACCCTCTGATTACACCGGAAAGACTCAATTCCATTGGTTTTCCGCCATGGTTGTCTGTACTGTCAAAAACAGTTCCATCCATTAGTTTTCCTGTGTACATTACATTGGCTGTACTGGAAGCAGTAGGTTTTGTTTTTCCGTCTCCCGGTTTCAGAACCTCATATTGTAAACCACTTGCTGTAGTCGTTATTTTTTTATTTAATTTGTTTTTAGCTAAGAATTCTGCTCCTTTCTTCTTGTTTTCTTCAGCTTTTACCTGTGCTTCAGCTTGTCTTTTTTCATTTTGCTTCTGCATAAAGCCTTGTAAGAAAGTCCCCATTTCTTCTTTTGGGAATAGTTTAGCTTTATCGGAGAATTCATCTTTTAAAGCTTGTGCCATAAGATCGGGGTCTACGGTGAATCCTTGTCTTTTCATATTTTGAGCAATATCAAGACCTATATAATAAGAAGCTTTTTGTTCGTCCGTATAAGACTTTTGAGCGAAAGAAGCTGTAAATCCGGCAAGAAGAGCTATAGTAGCTAACGTTTTTTTCATGTGTTGAAATAAATTATATTTTGTTGTAAAATTAAGCTTTCGTAACGGAATCCATGACAATAGTCACAGGACCGTCGTTGATTAAAGATACTTTCATGTCTGCGCCAAAGATTCCGCTTTCAGTTTTTAATCCAGATTTTGAGATCTGCTCTTTAAAATAATCGAAAAGAGGAATGGCCTTATCCGGTTTTGCAGCTTTAATGAAAGAAGGGCGATTGCCTTTTTTGTAATCTGCGATTAATGTAAATTGGCTTATACAAAGGATTTCACCTTTTATATCCTGAACAGAAAGATTGAGTTTATCATTTTCATCCCCGAAAATCCTGAGATTTAAAATCTTCTGAACCAGCCAGTCTGCATCTGTTTTCTCATCGTTTTCATCAATTCCTATCAAAAGCATTAATCCTTTTCCGATTTCACCTACAATTTTTCCATCTACTTTTACACTGGATTCGGAAACCCTCTGTATGATAACCTTCATATTAATAGTAAATCGTTAAAATATTCGTTGAAGCATCGTAGTTATAAGGATAGGTTTTGGGAGGTAATCCGGTCACCTGATTGGCGGGCTGTCCGCTGAGAAGAATCCATTTGGCATTATCTTTCGGGCATATGATGCTGATATCATC from Chryseobacterium camelliae includes these protein-coding regions:
- a CDS encoding winged helix-turn-helix domain-containing protein, with translation MIKINQLNKEFESRVRLGIMSVLMVNDWVDFSEMKSLLEITDGNLASHSSALEKSNYIEVKKEFVGKKPKTSYRVTQAGRLAFTEHLNALEKLLGR
- a CDS encoding metallophosphoesterase; the encoded protein is MMTRKDFLKRIFQLSVIGAFPALYSWQVEPFWVEFVQRKLSVKNLPAELEGKILMQISDLHVGDRFDYHFLIGSFQKAKQFEPDFVVYTGDYVNHGSTEDHEKLKKVMSNAVMGKLGTFGILGNHDYGKKWKDLGSSEITCRILENHGITMLNNAQEESHGLNFIGFDDLWSPNFDPMSVMKDYDASKANIVLVIIPMFVIKRYGTVIKAGF
- a CDS encoding Coq4 family protein; amino-acid sequence: MKKLRVKFLLFVYDKTQKLYRTYFKKKKRQWQFNEKQLLEFHKDSLGRKLGEFYKKYGFSMIPKMENHDVHHLITGIGTQFEEEIAMQYLLLGNGKLNAHLLAAIVLGTMILPEYSKMYINAYRKGQSMRKFHHLNFEELLWQNFEHVKDFILQKENPVLY
- a CDS encoding DUF4173 domain-containing protein, producing the protein MKTHHLIILTTVLFVVLFYGETPGINLGILGIAYAVFTFFKTPEKNKTQTFYILWAASIISSLAFAWYRDFPSLLAVASSLLFLGLKSKTRKLKSLFIIPVFVTNIFTFFCRFFSFEKWLPKFNTSGMLQKTIAIIFIPAFFIMVFFCIYTYGSDHFATLFENIEFDFNFLDFFGLAILGFFIAFNFWNFSVERFIYKQNHYLNNTFSAQERSQKATFSFMTFDLERTSGIVTFLVLNVMLLFFIFTYNYEQFYEIPKTPSQLSDETHERVAAVIFSIVMAITVIMFYFKGAFNFDKNAGVLKTLAKIWVVLNAVLVFSAMAKNTEYVHNLGLTYKRLGVYAFLLLSIIGLVVTFLKIQKQKTNAFLFNQMLWYFYGMILVCSYFNWGGMATKYNIRNHKGNFEFLHSLNYNDEVLENTFPQEMKTKINDDRVASDKATFLSKILYYESIKK
- a CDS encoding FKBP-type peptidyl-prolyl cis-trans isomerase, which translates into the protein MKKTLATIALLAGFTASFAQKSYTDEQKASYYIGLDIAQNMKRQGFTVDPDLMAQALKDEFSDKAKLFPKEEMGTFLQGFMQKQNEKRQAEAQVKAEENKKKGAEFLAKNKLNKKITTTASGLQYEVLKPGDGKTKPTASSTANVMYTGKLMDGTVFDSTDNHGGKPMELSLSGVIRGWTEGIQLMTKGAKYRFYIPSDLAYGDSGASGVIPPGATLIFDIELVDFK
- the dtd gene encoding D-aminoacyl-tRNA deacylase, whose product is MKVIIQRVSESSVKVDGKIVGEIGKGLMLLIGIDENDEKTDADWLVQKILNLRIFGDENDKLNLSVQDIKGEILCISQFTLIADYKKGNRPSFIKAAKPDKAIPLFDYFKEQISKSGLKTESGIFGADMKVSLINDGPVTIVMDSVTKA